The Synechococcales cyanobacterium CNB genome includes a window with the following:
- a CDS encoding histidine phosphatase family protein → MFIRHGERPSFAGLSAEQKDAVHLTENGRAEAESLGRRLGTGVAVMSSPVLRAVRTAAAVARGAGINEQSLTRLDSLVDFRIADLDTYELVKSRLGWSGLMRAWMDGSLMPEILAPCDHVVRRAIRDVALAAERANTRRAVAVTHDFVIMAFLATLRGVRTTAVPYLAGVFVEYDEIASWSRGEVLA, encoded by the coding sequence CTGTTCATCAGACATGGTGAGAGGCCCTCGTTCGCCGGGTTGAGCGCCGAGCAGAAGGATGCTGTTCACCTGACCGAGAACGGCCGCGCAGAGGCCGAGTCCCTTGGCCGAAGACTGGGTACCGGTGTCGCGGTCATGTCCAGCCCCGTCTTGCGGGCTGTGCGGACCGCGGCGGCCGTTGCTCGCGGTGCCGGGATCAATGAACAATCGCTGACACGGCTCGACTCTCTGGTCGATTTCCGCATCGCCGATCTGGATACCTATGAACTCGTGAAATCCCGATTGGGCTGGTCAGGTCTGATGAGGGCATGGATGGACGGCTCTTTGATGCCGGAAATCCTCGCGCCGTGCGACCATGTAGTTCGGCGTGCCATCCGAGACGTTGCCTTGGCCGCAGAGAGAGCAAACACCCGCCGGGCTGTGGCGGTGACGCACGACTTCGTCATCATGGCATTCCTGGCAACGCTCCGGGGAGTCCGCACAACGGCCGTGCCTTACCTCGCGGGGGTGTTCGTGGAATATGACGAGATCGCGTCGTGGAGTCGCGGGGAGGTACTCGCATGA